A window of Tachypleus tridentatus isolate NWPU-2018 chromosome 7, ASM421037v1, whole genome shotgun sequence genomic DNA:
agcattcaaattttaaaaaaagatgttAAATCCACGCTAGTGAATAATGTTAAGCCTAATTAAGTATACGTGTATGTAGGACGACTCACCTTTAGGAAAGTGTTGTGTGAGTATAACAGTATAAACTCAAATAATTTGGATATGTAATTGTCATGCTgctctgtttttttttaaggatGTCACTTCAAATTCTCATGATGTTAAaggtgtgtatttgttttattaatatgcCATTGTTAAATATGCAAAAGGCTTTTAATAAGATGTTACGCAGACAACTCGTCGGGTTAGGTTTAGAGAAACTTAGAAAGATAGCTTGATTATATTTGTATTGTACTCtttgtgttataatgtaactgaatCGCGAATAAGAGAAAGTAGAAATTTATTTGTTGATCCATTAAAGTATTAttagtaaattaacattttcatgcatgaatgaataaattaaataaacttattgaaAAAGATATTACTATTTCTTTATgcttatttgatacatttttatatttatcatagaatattttaataattttatcaaatctattaaatattgatttttatatcagtgtttcaaaatcaataataaaatattgtaagttattacaaattttacaaagtcTGAATatggtatggtacattactattaaaaaagGATAAACCATatactggaaaacaaaatattttctttatgaaaaatatttatattgagagcattatcaattattttaatttctaaatctaaaggTATTGATTTAATCTATTAGGTATTGAAGAATTTTGAATTTCTATGCCTACCAgataaacagtgttaataaccttatttatttcagaattatttatactaattaaatcatctacaTACCTGTAAATTAAGCAAAAATATCTGGGTTTATGCAGTTTTTGATAAACCtgcttcataaaaataaaaatataaatctgcAATACAAAAAGAATAGTAAGTTCTCATTGGAACTTCTATTACTTGCTTTAAaacctggttattgaaaaatatataattataaagtcAGAAACTTAATTtagctccaaaaacataaaatatatattttcttttttccagtTCTATGAAAGaataacagaactgttctattaattaatttataacaaaaattaaatatttcaatggaattgtggtgtacagtgtggtgaaatcaaatgtttgattattttaagttatccaaacttatgttttttatgattaacacttttatttttaattttattaaataaaatattaattaattttaattaattaattaatattgattaatttatttaataaaatagccagtttaataattgtttttattgaactaacaataaatcaaaatttaattgatGATTTATGGAGTTTAGGAAAACCATATAGGAAAGGTAAATCTATATAAGAATTTGGTTTAGGATAAAGTTTTTGTGAggtttaatgaaattattaattactgtaccaTTAGGTTGGTTAAtaggtttaaatatttatgtactagtgatttttttatcataaataatgcATAAAACTTTTCACAAATGATACCAAAATTACAGTTAGCCTTATCAATGGGAACTATAACACATTTTTCATCTAATTCTTGAatcttaatttttaactgatgaaacaataaatcTATTAGgtatttctttgattttatatgggataatttaaattttatttttttaagtacataaatCTTCAAAAACCATCTAGGTTGATATTCATCAgtattgttttcaatagattttaGAACATTTTGCATATTACATTTTTTGGCTTTTCTGTATTTAGATCCTTTTTTAAGTATTTCACGTAATAGTTTATCTCTTTTAATTTCCAAGTTaccagtaacaaaatatttatgaaaaatatcaataaatagtTTTCACGCTCAcaattagttaaaatattttatagtaatataaTAGTGGACCAACTGGAACttcatatttataactaaaaattataaattagcaTAGTGATATCATAggatttcactataatttattaagtgtagcaactaagatttatttagattttacaaaaatatgaaactttgaataGGCTAAAGACAACCTATATTCTTGAAAACTTggattaaaataatgtgatacCTTTTTCAAAGATTGAAATGACTGAGAAAACTACTCTGGGGATATTCTAAagtgttgattggttattcacgtcatatactgtagtaagagtatgtaagggaccatttcaaaagTGGAAAGGTGTTGAACggggccaccatgtttgattctttacataagccatatctcagcaaaataaaaagatgcgaggctcttgttttatattttagcttgccAATAATAGTAACTTGAGTTTCtaaattgtacaaaattatagtttaaatattttgacattacaaacatttaattgtaaacagtgctgcattcaacgtACCACAAGACTCACTGAaatctatattttaaatgttcttttaatatttacttttaaattaagaaattaactcgtgtataatattaaagttttaattataatctacagtttgcttttaaacttattgacataaattgaTAAGAtaatagttcagtaaaattttgaatacaagtcaacaaattAGATGCCATGTCCTTTGAACCATGACcagttgtgaaagggttaataataGCTTAATTATTAACTTAGTTGGCTTACATAAGTTAGGTTTGACCTAGGTGTTATTGATAAtgttttccaaaatatattttttaccattttttgtttaatctgtgtaatttatttgtttctggtggcctttttttttccattgtcttTATTACCTAGGTTTGAAACTTGTGTATTGTGGAGATGGATAATGTATCTTATTTGCACTTAGAAAAGTATGAGGTGGtcttattgaattttacaagaCTTCAGTAGATTGATTAAGCAAAGGCCTTTGCTTTCCTTGCACTATATTCCGAAGATAACACCATAAGAGGACCCAAGTTTTGGAAAAAACAATCTAGGTTCCAGTTATGATGggctttcattgttgttttttctaatagaATTAGAATTTGATAATAAATTGACAGTGTCTATAGGAGTTTAAGAATTGAATAAATTAattcctgaaaaataaagggtgggattaaaatttttattttcacttctcTTGTAGGgttgtgtatgtatgttttagaGGACCAAATGACCATTTGTTGTTCATATTTTGTATCTATACAGATATTACTGTAGTTTACAGTATAGACTCTACTGTTATCGTTAGTAACAGTAATGATAGTGCCAAGTTACATGAGAAGTATTCAGTACTTTGTACTACTGTTGAAAGGAATATCAAACAATGGGGTCAATGGTGTATTGTTAAAACTGACAGACACATTAtgaagtttatttgaaattatgcaGTAAATATAGGAAATTGTTATACAGAATGTTAAGTatgtaatacattaaaacaattttggggCCTCACCATCTACAGTCCATCTCTATCTGATGGCTTGATTATATCTGTAAGACTGCCATGATCAAACACACCACTCTTTTATGCATGATTTTTGTAATCAATTTAGTTTGGAGAATGACAGATTCAGTTGCTTTTTCAacaatgaatttataaaaaaatatgtaagtgCTGCATCCAGTGATTTGACTGGTATGTCTTTGTAGAAATGGCATGAATACTGCTTTCATTCTTTAGCTGTTTGAAGTATAAAACTGTTGAACAGGTGGTATGACAGGAAGCCTTATCTTGTTGAACCTGTACCCTTATGGCCTCAATGCCAGGTAGagatctttctttattatgctgtttattgttgtttggactAGATGACTAGAAGATGGCTTCTGCCATTGACCTTTATACTTGTGAATTCTCACATGTTATAAGAAACCACTCCTTTTGATGGTTGGGGTATAACTTGTCTCTTCCTTGATGACCCTGGTGCCTCAAGTTGATCTATATACCTTTGTTTTACCATGTGATTAAGTATAAGGATATTACCACTTTAgaaattatatattcataatCTGAACACATGGACATATCAATGCTTTGCATTGAAAAGAACTATTATGCATCCTTCCCAGAAATTAACAGTTTTTCATAGCCTCACTTTACCCacaaaatgttcaaatatgtGACATTCCACTGTGTCTTTTTGTTGACTGTGAATGTCACATGAATTGTTGATTTGCATATATAGTATATTCAATCCTATAAAACTTCTTTAAGGTGTGTAAGAAGAATATGTAGTTTTGGTTCCGTATGATAGAAAAGCTATCAAGATGCTATAATaggtattaaaaaaataatttgaatgagaagttgttaaaaatattaattgtagaGAAAGGCTCCAGTGCATTTATTGTTTCTCtaaaaccatataaaaataagaagttatataattctgtttaaaattattaccagTAGGGACTTGGAGAATATAATGATCTGTTTGAGtggtaaaatgaaaatgtttgggatCACAGTATTGAAATTTAAGGGTAACAGGTGACAGACTAGATCTAgatttgttttatagaaaaaacTAATTCTTTCAGAATTAGAAACTTGAAAAGTCATTTGCCTAAGAAAAATGTGGtgtattttgtaagtttaaatgattttaaagttGTGTTAGATAGATttacaaatgtatatatgaaTAGCTACTTTTAGTTTTGGGTAGATCTGTTGTTTTGATGAGTGAAGAGGTGGACACCTGGCaccttaatgtttgtttttaactccAGCAGCTTTCAATAAAATTAACTGTAAGCAGTTATGCTTTATATGCAAACCGATGATTAATACTGGGCACCGTTTTGATTTTCACAAAAAAAGATTACAACAGTCTGTCAGTGTGTAAAGTTAGTGACCTTACTTTCTTATTGGGCAACTAGTTAATTGCTTTAGCCAGTATATAATTTTGTTAGGATTGAGTCTGGAGGTGAGTAAATGCAGATCTATTACcgtaattagtaattaataaaataaataatttttcttcactGTATTCACTATTTACTACTACATCAGAGATATCATTGGTTTTGATGagtttttgtttgtgaattttaaaaGAACATATGTCCAGAGTTGGCTGTAGATATTCTGCTGCTCTAGGtaacattgtaaaataaacatctgTAACATTACTTCTTTATATTTGTAACTTGCATAGTTTTATGAATTTAATAGAAGcttgttttctgtttatattgAGTAATTTACTATTTCAATCAAAGTATGTAAAGTAAGTGTGAGATAGTCAATTCTATTGAAAgtcaaattaaaacttttctttattctACTACCTTAGGCAGTTGCCTACCTGCTAAAAGCTGGTCTGTGTGAATTgaatgtttatctttatttagAACCAGTGACTTGTTATTAAGAGTTATTCATGATTATTTATcaattgaattaattttaagaactgtagatataaattataaagtgtaatattatGTAAAAAGGTAATATTCGAGATTTACTCTCATGCAACGTTGAAAAATTGTGCTCAGTATTACTTAGCATTTCTTTTTTGCAGAATGTAAAATGTAGCATATCTAACTTCACTTGTTGAAAGGAGACATATCAAATGCATATTGTCATTAAAAAATAAGTTGTCATTGAAAATGTGCAGAAACCACaaagttttgtaactttttgCAACCCTgtatgtttttagtgttttacaacaatatttttatccttttatAAAGCCAAAGTAAGTTGAActagaaatgttttttatataaatgtttaaaacaaaattattgatataaatacaATTCCATCATATAGCAGTCTTTTTTTATTGATAGTGTCGATaagaatttacaaatatttctccCTAAGACGTTACAGAATAAAATGATTCTATTGTTTCCTAAATTAGATACCCTACATACTGCTAATTTCAAATTGTTACGTACTAATCAAATTTAACCAGAGCTGTTATTATTACAGGACTTGAGGTAAATGGCTGCAGGTGAAGAGCGCATGTCTCGTGATACTGCATCTATTGTTATAGTAGGGGATGAGATTTTGAAAGGACACACTCGTGATACAAACTCGCATTTTTTGTGCCGTGGATTGTATGACATTGGAGTTAAAGTTCTAAGGATTGTTATTGTACCTGATGATTTACCAGCAATAGCTGCAGAAGTTTCTTTTTGtgcatcacattattcttttgttttgacTTCTGGTGGAATTGGGCCTACTCATGATGATGTTACTTATGCTGGAGTGGCTAAGGCATTTAATGAAGAACTTGTAGTAAATTCAGATTTAGGAAATATTTTGGGCCAGTGGTGTGAAGGTAATGGTTTGGGGAAAAATGTTGTTCATAAAATGTCATTGGTTCCTCAGTCTTCCAAACTTCATTATGTGTGGGATAATGAGCACCCTGATTTAATTTTCCCAATAGTTTctgttagaaatgtttttatttttcctgggATACCAGCATATTTGGAACATTCATTTAGGTTtctgaaaaacatattttcaccAACAGAAGCAAAACCatttttcaataaagttttgtatttatcaaCCACAGAATTCACAATTACAGAACCCCTGAGTCAGGCAGTGAGAAAATTTGAAGGCCGGGTAAGTTTTGGATCTTACCCTGAAGTAACCTTTGCATCctatcaaaacaaaattactcTAGAAGGAGATACAGAAGAAATTGTTTTGGAAGCTGAAGGATTTCTTCGCAGTCTTCTACCAAAAAATTCTGTAGTATCTCCTTATGTTCCAAGTTCTGAAGATAGCAAGAAAAAGCTATTTTCACTGGCTGACACTAATGGGTCAGGAGAGGAAAAAACAAAAGTTCAGTTTGCTAGTTTGCTGAAAGATAGTATAAACAAACTTCAAGAATGTTTTAATCGTTATTCTCAAGAAGAAGTGTGTTTGAGCTTTAATGGAGGCAAAGACTGTACTGTTTTGCTTCATTTAGCATACACTGTACTGTTGGACTGGACAGTAAGAGAAAATATTCCAGTTAAACCTCTgaaaacattgtacatttgtcCAAGTGATCCATTTCCAGAACTTGAAGATTTCATTGAACAGTCTGTTAAaaggtaatttgtttttgtatcgAAACAGAGAACAgtgcaataatattaaaataagagttGGAGATTTAAAGAACTTCATTGTTATTTAGGTCATTTGACCCATCAGTGTTATACCATGACCTGTCAAAAAAAGAGTAAGAACTTAGAAGTCCACAATGAATGTAACCTCTATCAAGTCACATTTGTACAAGGCTTGTGCATAACTCCTTTTAAGGGAGTCAGCTGGGCCCCCCAAAACATGCATTTTTATGGAGTAATCTCATAGCTCATTGTAAATGTACTCTGTAGTGGAATTTGTCAGAAAATAATTGCTGAATGTAAATAGTAGATGTTATGTAAATTGAAAGGAAACTAAGGTTTTCAATATATCTTTACTTTGTTGTGAACTTGTATTTCATGAAAAAACATGAAagtcaaatgattttttttcagaccatttaaaagtttttattttgtgaatgatctTTAATTTCTCTCTCAAGCATGGTATAACAGTAGCTTTTTGTTCCCTCTTAAGTTTTTTCGGATGATATACCATATGACTCCTCATTAGTATTGTACTGTGTATTAGTTCATTGTTTGAGGTCTCTAAAGAGATCATGAAAAGAAGAGTGACTGGAAATTTGGAATGCCCCATTTCTTTCCAATAAGAGGTTTCTGTCAATTGTTTGTCATGTATGTCATTATAAGAGATGTCACCATAAGCTGAAAGTGGTAAACAGATACATATGCACTTTACAAAATAACCAACCTATTGGACAGCTATGGAGCATTCATTTTATCATTTGATTCTAATGGAAAACACTTTTGTTGTTCATAAAAAAAGGTACAGCCAAAAAGAATCAAGTGtgcaaattaaaagaacaaaatcaaAATTGGTGGCCAGACTGGTAGCTACATTTTAaagcattgataagaattttacagcaaatatttattcactgttttgCTGATTCATGTATTTTGTTTGATTCATCATCATGGCTAAGTTGAAGAAAAAGTGTGACCTGCTaagtaaataatgaatatttgctgtaaacttCTAATcagtgctataagtgtagctaccagtttggccaccaattctgatttctttcttttattttgcaCACTCAGTCATTTTTGTCTGTACCTTTTTTTTGAACACCCAaattgtttttgattagatattatgattttttgtaaatatatgccAACAAACCAcaaagtaagaaagtgacacttgatagtaaccaacattagctttaggattgTAATCATATTATTTGGaacaaatctatattttacagaaccaactaggttatttaaaatatatggtggtagtttttcctctctaaaagtgttaataatttctttttttgtaatgCCTAGAACCTCTATTAACAGCATTACCCACAAATGCTCTGTCCAGCCATATCAGGCAtcattatttatgataatttcttaAGCTAATATCACATGATGGGAAAtggtctttattttttttttaaataaaaaacttagcagatttgtgtttaaacgttGGTAATGAATAATGATTGTCAACTCTTGAGCAGGAAATTGCTAACATTTGGATTAGAAAGTGGTTTGGTTCCAAATATGTAGTGATAGCAAAAGTCTTGGAACTTATAGATGAAATGAATGatgaatttaaacaataaaactcaAGCTCTCTCATAATGGTCACATAACATAATGTATTGATCACATGTTGGCCACAGGGTCAGTTCCAATTTTTATATATCAcgcatacaaacaatataaatgttacatACAGTAAAGTTTTCTCCAAACAGCTTACaagtttgaagtttttatttgccTGTTTTTGAAAATGTTGACAATAAATAACTTGTGTGCATCTTTCACTTGTAAGAGTCTTCATGCAGGCTTGGCATCATATATGaaaagttaaaaagtaactttcTGATTGAAAACAGTCAtcatctttataaaatttcatatgatcactatatttcaaattttatatatatcagtttcaTAATGCTGATACAAGTGTTTGAGTATTGGAAAAATTGATGACATTCTCATTAATAATAGTGAATTTACTTTGAGAACACGTATGTTCATGTAATGATGTCTGTGGATTCTATCTGTAAGTGTTTGTAAATTTGGGAAAGTCCATTCATGGTTTGTCATGAGTTATGCTTGGTTAAGAAATGCTTAGATCAATATATGTGTAATTAAACTTCTAATGGCTGTTTTGATTTTAAGGGGCCATGCAATTTACTTGGCAGAAAATGTTTTACAGGCCCACTGAAAACTTGTGGGGAATTGACTCTCAAGCCCTCACTAATTTAAAGGCTTACTGTATGTTAATTCATGTAAATTTCAGGTAGTGTCATGTGCTGCTTTATTAGGTAGAAAACTTTTTTCTTAACTtccaatattaattttattgacaAAAACCTGAATTTAACTTTAAACCCTATACCATACCCTACATATCCAGATATATTATTTGTAGTAGTAGGGAGGATCTTGTATTCATTATCTTTATACATTAAAGCTCTTCCACAGCCTCCTTTGCTGCTTCTTTTCTCAAACAGTACTCTTAACTATGCTGCATAGGTGTTTGGTGTTTTTTGTATCTGTATCCCTGGTCAAATCTTGGAGACTTGACAACTACGATGAgctaattttttatattactcCTTACGGGTGTGTTCAGAGATGTTTGATGGGATTAAGAAGTGGGTGGgccattttaaaatgtattggtTGTTGATAAACAGGTATTGGCTGTGTATATGCCTTGGGGCAAAGTGCATTAACATTTTGACATACTGCCAACCAAAATGTCTACCATAGCTCTTGGAATGTATTAAGGTCTCTTGATATTTATGGCTAAGTAGACATTCAAAATACTTTATAGGTAGGACATACATCCAATGACAAGTAAAgtctataacataaaatattttacctcaGTGTTTCACACTTACAGTAGTGTTAACATTTTGGTAGATTCATTCACCTGCCTCTAGTTTCTTAATCACTCTTTATTTAAACTGAATGAAGTAGTTCATATcacttcacaaaatataaaaccaatcAAGTATTTTTGGGGATAGTGTACAAGTGTGTATGCTCCATTCTTTACAAATTACCCATATTTGTGGAAGGTACAAGGGAAAGATAATACCTCTTCACACTTTGGATTAGTAAGCTCATTGAGTTTATAATACAGGTAATTTCTACTGTATTAACAGGTTAGTGTATTTGCTACAGTTCCAATAATAAAATTGCCCATCTTGGATTTGTTTCATATAGTTAAGTACTTAATGTTATTGAATTGTTTCAAGTAATGTGGATGGTGTATGATCCAAGTACTGTTATTtcttatattatgtatttatcttCTTTCAAATTTACTTAGTTCACAGAATTTTGACATcttgaatacattttatttttgtaaagtattCAAATTAAGTGAGATGAGTCATGGTAATTTTAATGAAGCAGTGTGCTTTCTTGTATTACCACAGATATTCATAACCCCATTTTCAACCTCATCATTTTAGTACTAagtattttaagttttcaaagttCTGGGCT
This region includes:
- the LOC143256945 gene encoding FAD synthase-like isoform X2 encodes the protein MAAGEERMSRDTASIVIVGDEILKGHTRDTNSHFLCRGLYDIGVKVLRIVIVPDDLPAIAAEVSFCASHYSFVLTSGGIGPTHDDVTYAGVAKAFNEELVVNSDLGNILGQWCEGNGLGKNVVHKMSLVPQSSKLHYVWDNEHPDLIFPIVSVRNVFIFPGIPAYLEHSFRFLKNIFSPTEAKPFFNKVLYLSTTEFTITEPLSQAVRKFEGRVSFGSYPEVTFASYQNKITLEGDTEEIVLEAEGFLRSLLPKNSVVSPYVPSSEDSKKKLFSLADTNGSGEEKTKVQFASLLKDSINKLQECFNRYSQEEVCLSFNGGKDCTVLLHLAYTVLLDWTVRENIPVKPLKTLYICPSDPFPELEDFIEQSVKRYNLNVIKFSGSIKESLWKLHKEHSEIKAVLMGTRATDPYSSRLKAFQETDHDWPPFMRISPLLHWGYHDVWGFLRTLHIPYCSLYDRGYTSLGNRANTRPNSRLLVQEDNHSRYRPAYMLKDPSEEREGRN